GTACGTGGGCGGTGTACAACCTGGAGCACATCGTTTCCAGGGATCCGCAGGTCCTCCTTTCCACGCTGGGTGAAGGACAGGACGCAGAGGAAGTCCGGGCGAGATACCTGGAAAGGGCGAAGTCGCTGAAAGGCTGGCAGGACCTGGACGCCGTGCGTAACGAACGCGTCGTTCTGATTCCCGAAAACTGGCTGCTTCGACCCGCACCCAGACTCTTCCTCGCGATCGAGAACCTGGCTGCCGCATTGCATCCGAACCTGTTCTGATTTCCCTTGCTGATCCCCGGTCGATCCCTGGCTGAAGATACGGAACGACACTGAACCCGAACGCGCCGCTCCCATGCCCCTGATCAACAAGATACCCTCCGAACTGACCCGTCTGATCCCGTCCGGCCTGCCTGCAGGCGAGGACAAGGCTGACCTTCTCTTTGCCTGCAAGACCGACCTGGCGCCGGACGGCCGCATTGACGAGTCGATGCTGGTCGTGACCCGGCGGCACCTGGTGGCGGCAACCCGGTCCGACGGAGCTTGGACGCTGACCCATACCCTCTCCCTGGCGGAGATCGACGGCCTGACCGTGGAGCCTTTGGTCGGCGCGAGCGCGCTCGAGGCCGAGGTGGACGGGAAGAGCATCCGGCTGCTCCGGTACACCCACGCCGTGGCGCAGGACATGACCGACGCCGTCGAGTCTCTGTTGCACCTGATCGGCCCCGACGGCAGCACGGATCACACGGAGCCCGTTGCCGAGGAACCGGTCCCGGACTGGTCGAGCCGCGAGGCCCACCTGCGCACGTTTGGGCGATTGTGGTCTTTCTGCCTGCCCCACTGGCGCAAGCTGGTCATCGCCATGGTGGTCACGGTTGCCGCGTCGGCCATCGACCTGCTGCCCCCGTACCTGACCATGATCCTCGTCGACCAGGTCCTGGTGGACCAGAGCATGTTCATTTGGCTTCCCACGATCGTCGCGCTCCTGGCCGTTTCCCGGATCGTCCATACCGGGGTGACCATTATAAGCGGGAGAATGCTGGCCGTGCTGGGCGACCGCCTGGCCTATGACGCGCGTTCCGAACTGCTGAACGTGCTGCAGCTCCTGCCCCTCAAGTACTATGACATGCAGCAGACGGGCGGTCTCATGGCCCGCATCGCCCGGGACGCCAAGTCGATCCACTACTTCTGGATCGATTTCGCGCCGCAGGTGGTGCAGCAGGGACTGCTCGTGATCGGCATGACCGCAGTACTGTTCTATCTCAACTGGGAGCTGGCGCTCCTCGTCCTGATCCCCATTCCCGCCATCATCTTCGCCTCGGTCCATATCAAGCGGTACCTGATGTGGTTCTACGGCAGGTCGTGGGACAGTTGGGCGACCTTCTTCGAGCGGGTGAACGACGCGCTGGCCGGCATCCGGGTCGTGAAGATCTTCGCCCAGGAGAAACGGCAAAGCCGGGACATGCAGCTCGAGAACGAGAAGGTGTTCACGGCCGAACGCAACATCCATGTCCGTTCGCGCACGGTGCGCCCGCTGCTCGCGTTCCTCGTGTCCGTGGGCGGACTGCTCGTTCTGTGGTACGGCGGCCTCCTGGTGCAGTCGAACGCTATGACGATCGGCATGCTGGTGGCCTTCCTCCTCTACCTGGCCATGTTCTACAGTCCCGTTCAGCAACTGACCGGCATGGCCGACTGGATCCCGGAGATGATGACGGCCATCACCCGGACTTTCGAAGTCATCGACAGCCCCATCGAAGAATACACGCCAGCCGGCATCGTCGACGTACCCCGTTTCGAGGGACGCCTGGAGCTGCAGGACGTCAATTTCGGCTACGTGGCGCACCAGCCGGTGCTTAAGGGGATCAACCTGCACGTCGAACCAGGCGAGATGATCGGCCTCGTGGGGCACTCGGGCGCAGGGAAGTCCACCCTGATCAAGCTGATGTGCCGTTTCTACGACGTCGACGGCGGGCGGATTCTGATTGATGGAACCGATGTACGCCGGATGGACCTGACGCAACTGCGCAGTCAGATCGGTTACGTAGAGCAGGATCCCTTCCTGTTCTCCGGTTCCGTGGCCGACAATATCCGTTTCGGCAATCAGGAAGCGACTCGGGAGGAGATCGTCGAGGCCGCCATCAACGCGAACGCCCACGAGTTCATCGTCAAGCTGCCCGACGGCTACGACACGCCCGTCGGGGAACGGGGCGGCCGGCTTTCCGGCGGGGAGCGCCAGCGGGTCGCGATCGCCCGGGCCATCCTGCACGACCCGAGGATCCTGATTCTCGACGAACCCACCTCGGCCCTCGACCTGGAAACGGAGAAGAAGATCCAGGAAGCCCTGGGAAGGCTCATGGAGGGCCGCACGACCCTCGCCATCGCCCATCGCCTGTCCACCCTCAGAGACGCCGACCGCCTGCTCGTCCTCAAGAACGGCGAGCCGGTTGAACTGGGCACGCACGAGGAGCTGCTGGACCGGCAGGGCGAGTATTACCGCCTGGTCCAGCTGCACACCAACGTCTCGAGCATCGTGGGTGTGGAGGGGTAATATATGTCCTTTCTCGATCCGGCCGCCGTTCACCTCGAGCGGCGGGACGACCAGCCGCCCACGCTGTCCATCGCGGGTGACCTGTTCTTCAGCGTCAAGATACGACAGGCTTTTCCGCTTTCGCACGAAAGCCGGTACATCACCTTTTTCGACCAGGATGACGAATACCTGGGCATCCTGGCCGATCCGACGTCCTGCGACGAGGAAACCGGTCGCATCATCCGCGATGAGATCGAATGGCGCTATTTTCGCCCGAGGATAACGCGCATCGTGGAGATGGAAGGCCGGGGAGGCACGTCGCTATTCTCGGTCGAGACGGACCGTGGCGACGTCAAGATCCCCATGCGGGACCTGAGGGAAGGCATGGTGGAACTGGCGCCCGGCCGCATCCTGATCACGGACGAAAACGGCAACCGGTACGAGATTCCCGACCTCGACCGGCTGGACCGGCGCAGTAGACGCCTGATTCGGCGCCTGATCTGACTAGTTCAACAGGATCGGCGCGATCTTCGCATAGGCCGTCTTGAACCCCAGCACGGC
This is a stretch of genomic DNA from Gemmatimonadota bacterium. It encodes these proteins:
- a CDS encoding ABC transporter ATP-binding protein, which codes for MPLINKIPSELTRLIPSGLPAGEDKADLLFACKTDLAPDGRIDESMLVVTRRHLVAATRSDGAWTLTHTLSLAEIDGLTVEPLVGASALEAEVDGKSIRLLRYTHAVAQDMTDAVESLLHLIGPDGSTDHTEPVAEEPVPDWSSREAHLRTFGRLWSFCLPHWRKLVIAMVVTVAASAIDLLPPYLTMILVDQVLVDQSMFIWLPTIVALLAVSRIVHTGVTIISGRMLAVLGDRLAYDARSELLNVLQLLPLKYYDMQQTGGLMARIARDAKSIHYFWIDFAPQVVQQGLLVIGMTAVLFYLNWELALLVLIPIPAIIFASVHIKRYLMWFYGRSWDSWATFFERVNDALAGIRVVKIFAQEKRQSRDMQLENEKVFTAERNIHVRSRTVRPLLAFLVSVGGLLVLWYGGLLVQSNAMTIGMLVAFLLYLAMFYSPVQQLTGMADWIPEMMTAITRTFEVIDSPIEEYTPAGIVDVPRFEGRLELQDVNFGYVAHQPVLKGINLHVEPGEMIGLVGHSGAGKSTLIKLMCRFYDVDGGRILIDGTDVRRMDLTQLRSQIGYVEQDPFLFSGSVADNIRFGNQEATREEIVEAAINANAHEFIVKLPDGYDTPVGERGGRLSGGERQRVAIARAILHDPRILILDEPTSALDLETEKKIQEALGRLMEGRTTLAIAHRLSTLRDADRLLVLKNGEPVELGTHEELLDRQGEYYRLVQLHTNVSSIVGVEG
- a CDS encoding DUF1854 domain-containing protein, which produces MSFLDPAAVHLERRDDQPPTLSIAGDLFFSVKIRQAFPLSHESRYITFFDQDDEYLGILADPTSCDEETGRIIRDEIEWRYFRPRITRIVEMEGRGGTSLFSVETDRGDVKIPMRDLREGMVELAPGRILITDENGNRYEIPDLDRLDRRSRRLIRRLI